A genome region from Bacteroidetes bacterium SB0662_bin_6 includes the following:
- a CDS encoding STAS domain-containing protein — MFAVLRMLRSIHTHRLRRCAWPGVPHRSVQGLHETLFDMSISVQDQYQASIVQIKGKFLGSVHGSELKDVLDQLKEAGKVNVVVDLGETDFMDSSGIGVLIGGLTTMRKVGGEVRLANMEKRIRNLFMMTRLLGPVFTAYDSVEAAAESFRTDPPAAQ; from the coding sequence ATGTTCGCCGTTTTGCGTATGTTACGCTCCATACATACGCACAGGTTGCGGAGATGTGCATGGCCCGGCGTTCCTCATCGCTCCGTGCAAGGACTTCACGAAACTCTTTTCGATATGAGCATCAGCGTTCAAGACCAGTACCAGGCGTCTATTGTCCAGATCAAGGGCAAATTTCTCGGTAGCGTACACGGCTCCGAGCTGAAGGATGTGCTGGATCAACTCAAAGAAGCCGGTAAAGTCAACGTGGTCGTCGATCTTGGAGAGACGGACTTCATGGATTCTTCCGGCATCGGCGTACTGATCGGCGGGTTGACGACCATGCGGAAGGTGGGCGGCGAAGTGCGTCTGGCCAACATGGAGAAGCGTATCCGCAATTTGTTCATGATGACCCGCTTGCTCGGACCGGTCTTTACCGCCTACGATTCCGTGGAGGCCGCTGCCGAGAGTTTTCGCACCGATCCGCCTGCGGCGCAGTAG
- the uvrB gene encoding excinuclease ABC subunit UvrB has product MQHITQTDSAFRLTSPFRPTGDQPRAIDELTEGVLRGDPFQTLLGATGTGKTFSMAHVIQRIGRPALIMSHNKTLAAQLYAELKSFFPENAVEFFISYYDYYQPEAYIVPTDTYIEKDMSINDRIDRLRLRATSSLVSGRSDVIVVASVSCIYGLGSPEEYRSEIVQIRRGEDIPRNDLLRRLIHIYYTRNDVEFAPGTFRVRGDVVEIYPAYSEDVACRIEFWGDEVEKITFFEARTGLTLREENYLTIYPAKIFVTPKEKMNQAIGGIEEELRWRLAVLRDEGRLLEAQRLEQRTRFDIEMMKEVGYCSGVENYSRHLSGRAPGQRPYCLFDYFPDDMLLIIDESHVTIPQIRAMYNGDRARKLVLVEHGFRLPSALDNRPMTFEEFEAESKQVIYVSATPSDYEMEKTGGVFVEQIIRPTGIPDPKVEVRPSKNQIDDLLEEIRKRVQQRERTLVTTLTKRMAEDLSDYLASYGVAVRYMHSDIDALERVEILRDLRLGAFDVLVGVNLLREGLDLPEVSLVAIIDADKEGFLRSERSLIQTAGRAARNANGAIVMYADTITGSMQKMMDETDRRRKVQLAWNEEHDITPETIYKSQDEIRKGTIIAEEQAVYETRKDRYYSGPEQTGVVVDPVMKHLTDDQKRDLADQMRKDMRQAAEALDFERAARLRDEIEQIETLLDGKSGNLRTRRK; this is encoded by the coding sequence ATGCAGCACATCACGCAAACCGACTCCGCTTTTCGCCTGACGTCGCCTTTCCGCCCCACGGGCGACCAGCCCCGGGCCATTGACGAACTGACCGAGGGCGTGCTTCGCGGAGATCCCTTCCAGACCCTGCTGGGAGCCACGGGTACCGGAAAGACTTTTTCCATGGCGCATGTGATCCAGCGCATCGGGCGTCCGGCCCTGATCATGAGCCACAACAAAACGCTCGCAGCGCAACTCTACGCCGAACTCAAGTCGTTCTTTCCGGAAAACGCCGTCGAATTCTTCATCTCCTACTACGATTACTACCAGCCCGAGGCCTACATCGTACCGACGGATACGTACATCGAAAAAGACATGTCGATCAACGACCGGATCGACCGCCTGCGCCTGCGCGCCACCAGTTCGCTGGTTTCGGGGCGAAGCGATGTGATCGTAGTGGCCAGCGTGTCCTGTATCTACGGCCTCGGGTCCCCCGAAGAATACCGCTCGGAAATCGTGCAGATCAGGCGGGGAGAAGATATCCCCCGCAATGACCTCCTGCGCCGCCTCATCCACATCTATTACACCCGCAACGACGTGGAATTTGCGCCGGGGACCTTCCGCGTACGAGGCGATGTGGTGGAAATCTACCCGGCCTATTCGGAAGACGTGGCCTGCCGGATCGAGTTCTGGGGAGACGAGGTGGAAAAAATCACTTTTTTTGAAGCCCGGACCGGGCTAACGCTCCGGGAAGAAAACTACCTGACCATATACCCGGCCAAAATCTTCGTCACGCCCAAGGAAAAGATGAATCAGGCCATCGGCGGGATCGAGGAAGAATTGCGATGGCGGCTGGCCGTGCTGCGCGACGAGGGGCGCCTCCTTGAAGCACAGCGCCTCGAACAGCGCACCCGGTTCGATATTGAAATGATGAAAGAAGTCGGGTACTGTTCGGGGGTCGAAAACTATTCGCGGCACCTGTCCGGACGCGCCCCGGGCCAACGCCCGTACTGCCTGTTCGATTACTTTCCCGACGACATGCTCCTCATCATCGACGAGAGCCATGTGACCATCCCGCAGATACGGGCCATGTACAACGGAGACCGGGCCCGCAAGCTGGTCCTTGTGGAGCATGGCTTCCGGCTTCCTTCGGCACTGGACAACCGCCCCATGACTTTTGAGGAATTCGAGGCGGAAAGCAAACAGGTCATTTATGTCAGCGCCACGCCGAGCGATTATGAAATGGAAAAGACCGGCGGCGTATTCGTGGAGCAGATCATCCGGCCCACCGGCATCCCCGATCCGAAGGTCGAGGTGCGCCCCTCGAAGAATCAGATCGACGATCTGCTTGAGGAGATTCGCAAGCGCGTGCAGCAGCGGGAACGTACGCTCGTCACCACGCTCACGAAACGCATGGCCGAAGACCTCAGCGACTATCTGGCCTCGTACGGGGTAGCGGTGCGCTACATGCACTCGGACATCGACGCGCTGGAGCGGGTGGAGATTCTGCGTGACCTGCGCCTGGGAGCATTCGATGTGCTGGTAGGAGTGAATCTGCTCCGGGAGGGACTCGATCTGCCCGAAGTGTCGCTCGTGGCCATCATCGACGCGGACAAGGAAGGCTTCCTGCGAAGCGAGCGCTCCCTGATCCAGACCGCGGGGCGGGCAGCCCGCAATGCGAACGGAGCCATCGTGATGTATGCCGACACCATCACGGGGTCCATGCAAAAAATGATGGATGAAACCGATCGCCGCCGGAAAGTCCAGCTCGCCTGGAACGAGGAACACGATATCACGCCGGAAACCATTTACAAATCGCAAGACGAGATCAGAAAGGGAACGATCATCGCAGAAGAGCAGGCAGTCTACGAAACACGGAAAGACAGGTACTACAGCGGCCCCGAGCAGACAGGGGTGGTCGTTGACCCGGTCATGAAGCATCTCACCGACGACCAGAAACGGGATCTGGCGGACCAGATGCGCAAGGATATGCGGCAGGCCGCCGAGGCATTGGACTTCGAGCGCGCCGCCAGACTACGCGACGAAATCGAACAGATCGAAACCCTGTTGGACGGAAAGAGCGGAAACCTCCGGACAAGGAGAAAATGA
- the rpmE gene encoding 50S ribosomal protein L31 — protein sequence MKKDIHPDYKKLTVQLADGTKFETRSTMNSDVHKSEVDSTNHPFYTGRRQYVDTAGRVEKFRRRYGAKEDAQEEEKA from the coding sequence ATGAAAAAGGACATCCATCCTGATTACAAGAAACTCACGGTCCAGCTGGCCGACGGCACAAAATTCGAAACGCGCTCGACGATGAACTCCGATGTACACAAATCGGAGGTCGATTCGACGAATCATCCCTTCTACACCGGACGCCGCCAGTACGTGGACACCGCCGGCCGCGTCGAGAAATTCCGCCGGCGCTATGGCGCCAAGGAGGACGCACAGGAGGAAGAAAAGGCCTGA